The proteins below are encoded in one region of Reichenbachiella sp. 5M10:
- a CDS encoding O-succinylhomoserine sulfhydrylase yields the protein MSKVNKHFETEAIRTQIETTPEKEHSTPMYLTSSFLFDDVEEMRATFASEIDRNTYSRFTNPNTSELIDKMCKLEKAEAGFATATGMSAIFTTFMTILSAGDHMLSVRSIFGSTHTIFSKFLPKYNISSDYVDLNDTSSWDAAVKPNSKLLYLETPTNPGIELIDLDFASAFCKKHDLILIVDNCFATPYIQRPIEFGADLVIHSATKYIDGQGRVMGGMVLGRKDLIADIFTFSRSTGPSLSPFNAWILSKSLETLAVRMDRHSENALKLAEYLEAHPQVEWVRYPFLPSHPQHEIAKKQMSTGGGMVSFGIKGGLEAGKTFLEGVEMCSLSANLGDTRTIVTHPASTTHAKLTDEEREATGITANLIRLSVGLEHIEDIQADLDIAFAKCK from the coding sequence ATGAGTAAAGTCAATAAGCATTTCGAAACAGAAGCCATTAGGACACAGATAGAAACAACTCCAGAAAAGGAGCACTCTACACCGATGTACTTGACGTCAAGCTTTTTGTTTGACGATGTGGAAGAAATGCGCGCGACTTTTGCCAGCGAAATCGATCGCAATACCTACAGCCGATTTACCAACCCCAACACCAGTGAACTCATCGATAAGATGTGCAAGTTGGAAAAAGCAGAGGCGGGATTCGCTACCGCTACTGGGATGTCGGCGATCTTCACCACCTTCATGACGATATTGTCAGCGGGTGATCACATGCTCTCCGTCCGATCGATCTTCGGCTCGACGCATACGATTTTCAGCAAGTTTCTGCCCAAGTACAACATCAGCAGTGACTATGTCGACCTCAACGACACCAGTAGCTGGGACGCAGCTGTCAAACCTAACTCTAAGTTGCTATACCTAGAGACACCTACTAACCCTGGGATTGAATTGATCGACCTGGATTTTGCGAGCGCGTTTTGCAAAAAGCATGATCTGATATTGATCGTAGACAATTGTTTTGCTACACCATATATTCAGCGTCCAATCGAGTTTGGGGCAGATTTGGTCATCCACTCTGCCACCAAGTACATCGATGGTCAAGGTCGCGTGATGGGTGGCATGGTACTCGGTCGCAAAGACTTGATCGCAGACATTTTTACTTTTTCGAGAAGTACTGGACCTTCCCTGTCTCCTTTCAACGCATGGATTCTATCCAAGAGCTTGGAAACCCTCGCCGTGCGTATGGATCGACACAGCGAAAACGCACTCAAACTAGCTGAATATCTAGAAGCACATCCGCAGGTAGAATGGGTACGTTATCCTTTCCTTCCTTCACATCCGCAGCACGAAATTGCCAAAAAACAGATGAGTACGGGCGGCGGTATGGTTTCGTTTGGAATCAAAGGAGGCTTAGAAGCAGGCAAGACTTTCTTGGAAGGTGTAGAGATGTGCTCGCTCAGTGCCAATCTGGGTGACACGCGTACCATCGTAACGCACCCTGCCTCGACGACTCATGCCAAACTCACCGATGAAGAGCGTGAAGCAACAGGCA
- the metX gene encoding homoserine O-acetyltransferase — protein sequence MSDKPQILKIEKNFPLERGGELPALEIAYHTWGELNEAKDNVVWVFHALTANSNLADWWGDILTDESALSPQKYFIVCANILGSPYGTSSPLTINPETGAPYYSDFPMYTIRDMIAAHQLLRDHLGIKKVAIGLGGSMGGFQAYEWAVQEPEFFEKLILVVTGPKESPWRLAVHSAQRIAIEADPTWRDHDMRAGEHGVAAARAIGMLSYRNHTIFNQTQADEISKMDDFRADSYMRYQGKKLIDRKFQGYLLWSMTKGMDSHDIGRDRGGVEAALQLIQAEVLQISIDSDILFACDEQEWIASHIPKVTYREIKSLYGHDGFLTEFGKINVLMKEFLQ from the coding sequence ATGAGTGACAAGCCACAAATACTGAAGATTGAAAAAAACTTTCCGCTAGAGCGGGGAGGGGAGTTGCCTGCTTTGGAGATTGCCTACCATACGTGGGGTGAACTCAATGAGGCCAAGGACAATGTGGTCTGGGTATTTCATGCGCTTACTGCCAATTCTAATTTGGCGGATTGGTGGGGCGATATCCTCACGGACGAATCAGCCCTCAGTCCTCAGAAGTATTTCATTGTATGTGCCAATATACTCGGCTCACCCTACGGGACCTCTAGTCCGCTGACCATCAACCCAGAGACGGGGGCACCATATTATTCGGATTTTCCGATGTACACGATACGTGACATGATCGCTGCGCACCAGTTGCTGAGGGATCATCTCGGAATCAAAAAAGTAGCCATAGGGCTCGGTGGCTCGATGGGTGGTTTTCAGGCCTACGAATGGGCGGTACAAGAACCAGAGTTCTTCGAAAAACTGATCTTAGTAGTGACTGGGCCTAAAGAGTCGCCATGGAGACTGGCTGTACACAGTGCGCAACGCATTGCCATAGAGGCTGATCCGACTTGGAGAGACCACGATATGCGTGCGGGTGAACATGGAGTCGCTGCGGCGCGTGCCATTGGGATGTTGTCTTATCGCAACCATACGATCTTTAATCAGACCCAAGCTGACGAGATATCCAAGATGGATGATTTTCGGGCAGACTCTTATATGAGGTACCAGGGCAAGAAACTGATCGATCGCAAGTTTCAAGGCTACCTGCTTTGGTCGATGACCAAGGGAATGGACTCGCATGATATCGGCCGTGATCGCGGCGGGGTAGAGGCGGCACTGCAACTGATCCAAGCGGAGGTGCTCCAGATTTCTATAGACTCTGACATCCTATTCGCCTGTGACGAACAAGAGTGGATCGCCTCACACATCCCTAAGGTCACTTACCGTGAAATCAAATCCCTCTATGGACACGATGGTTTCCTGACAGAATTCGGTAAGATCAACGTCCTGATGAAGGAGTTTTTACAGTAG